Genomic segment of Halorussus sp. MSC15.2:
ACGTGGAAGGCTCCGACATCATCGACCGACTCGGGTAGCTTCCTCGGGTCACCGACTCTGGTAGATTCGACTCTTACTCTCGGTACTTGGGCGCGGACTCCGGACGGAGCGCTCGCTGGCGGCGAATCGAGTTGTTGCGCAGCAGCGCCCAGACGAGCAGCACGTCGACGACGAGCACGAGCGTAGCGATGCTGACCGCCAACCGAGCGGGGTAGACGCTCGAAGCGCGGACCGCCGCCCCGGTGGTCGCGACGACCAGCACGAGGGCGGTTATCCACTCCGACGGTCGGACGTGCGAGGGGAGACCGAACACGCGCGGCGGCTTTCGAGGCCACCTATTTATCGGCGTCGAACGCCGGTCACGGACTATCGACTCAGCGGCCACTTCGGTCGGCGACCTGTCCGGACTCGGCCGCGCTCCGCTCGCGGTCGGGGAGCGCGAACCCGACGCCGCCGAACGCGAGCGCCAGACCGACGTGAAGCCAGAGGTCCGCGAAGTCGGCGTTCAACAGTTGCGCGGCCACTTCGGGTGCGACGAGTTGGAAGATGACCAGCAGACCGTAGACGATACCCGCGGTCTTGTTGAACTCGTCGGCGTACACGCCGTTCGCGTACAGACCAGCCACGATGGCCAGCGCCCCCGTCAGCAGGTGGAAGACGTTGTGGAACGGGTTGACGCCGAAGACGAGCAGTTGCCCGCCCGAGGCGAATCCGACGATACCCATGACGAGTAGTACGCCCCCGAGGACCACCGTCACGGAAATCTGGGTCCCGCCGGGGATTCGGTCGTCGTCGGCCAAATCTGAGTTCGCCATGCGCCCGATTCGCTTCGCGGCCTGAAGTGGCTTTTCGCCACGTCTCGGGTCGCTGGCGCTTCCGTTTCCGCCGACTCAGCTCGGTATACGAGCGCGCGAAAAGGAAGTGCGAGGTACGAAGAGTGGTCGGCGGTCAGGAGTCGCCTTCGGTCCCGGCGACCATCCCGGCGACGTTGCCGACGTTCATCGCCACCGCCAGCACCGCCGCGATGACGAACACGATGAACGACGAGATGGCGTTCATCTTCGGTGCAGTCCCGTACTTTATCATCGAGTACATCGACGTGGTCAGCACGTCCATCGTCCCCTTCACGAAGTAGACGCGGATGAAGTCCTCGAACGACCGAATCCACGCGAACAGGAACCCCGCACCGATGGCGGGCGCGACGATAGGGAGCGTGATATCGCGGAACACCGTCATCGGGTCGGCCCCGAGGTCCCGCGCCGCCTCCTCCAGCGACTCGTCGAACGTGTAGAGCCGCGACGTGACCATCAGCAGGACGAACGGGAACCCGTAGACGCTGTGGGTCAGCACCACGGTCAGGAACCCGGGAGTCATCCCGAGCAGCGTCCGGAAGTAGATGAGCAGCGCGATGCCCATCACCACGCCCGGAATCACCATCGGCAGGATACCGAACGTCCGGTAGAGTTCCTTGAACGGGAAGTCGTACCGGGCCAGCGCGAAACTCGCCAGCACGCCGAGCACCGTGGCGATACACGCCGAGATGGTGGCTATCTGGATGCTGTTCCAGAGCGCGAACATCAGCGTCTCGTCCGCGAACGTCGCGGCGTAGTGGGCCAGCGTGAACCCTTCGAACGGGAAGAACGTGCTGGCGTTGACCGCGAACGAGAGGAACATCATCACGAGCAGCGGAATCCAGAGGAACACCAGCAGCGCGCCCGCGACCAACCAGAGGCTACGGTTCAGCAGCCACTCCTTGCGCTCGTGGTCCAGCAGGCGCGACGGCGACGTGGACTCTCTGGCGTCCTCGGTCGAGGTGCCGGTTTCGGTCGCCATCTCAGGCACCTCCGAGGTCCTCGATGCTGACGTACCGGAACGAGAGCACGAACGCGACCACGATGCTCAGGACGATGAACATCGACGCCGCGCTCCCGAATCCGATGGCGTACAGCGAGTTGATTCGACTCTCGATGAGTTGGCCGACCATCAGCACCTTCCCCTGACCGAGGAATCGCGGCGTGATGAACGCGCCCAGCGCGGGCACGAACACGAACAGACTCCCGCTTATCATACCGGGCAGGACGAGCGGGAGGATGACGTCCTTCAGCGCCTCGGACCGACTCGCACCGAGGTCCCGCGCGGCCTCGACCAACGAGAAGTCCAGCCCTTCGAGGCTGGCGTACAGCGACAGCAGCATGTACGGGAAGTACGCGTGGGTCAGGCCGACGACGATGGCCGGGATACCGTAGTTGAGCAGGCCAACCGGTTCGCTCGCCAGTCCGATACGCATCAGCGCGCTGTTGAGGACGCCGTTCTGCCCGAACATGAGGTACCACGAGTACGCCCGCACGAGGTACATCGTGAAGAACGGCAGTAACACGAGGAAGATGACGACCTTGAACGTCGTGCCGCCGCGCCGCGCGAGCAGGTACGCCAGCGGGAACGCCAGCACCAGACAGAGGACCGTCGTCACCGCCGCGATGGCGTACGACAGGAACAGCGACTTGAAGAACGAACTGTTCCAGAACGCGCCGTCGCCGGTCCCCAGTTGGGCGTAGTTGTCCAGCGTCGGTTGCCACACTATCTGGTAGGCGTCGTTGACGTTCAGGAAGCTAACCGTCACCATGAACGTGAGCGGTGCGAGCAGTAGCAGCGCCAGCCAGATTAGCCCCGGACCCGCGGTTATCGACAGTCGCGTTCCCGGTGACGAGAACGCACTGACGAACCGCTCACGGCGCGTCTCCGACCGACGAGGTGAGTCTACAGACAT
This window contains:
- a CDS encoding DUF4383 domain-containing protein, producing the protein MANSDLADDDRIPGGTQISVTVVLGGVLLVMGIVGFASGGQLLVFGVNPFHNVFHLLTGALAIVAGLYANGVYADEFNKTAGIVYGLLVIFQLVAPEVAAQLLNADFADLWLHVGLALAFGGVGFALPDRERSAAESGQVADRSGR
- a CDS encoding ABC transporter permease, encoding MATETGTSTEDARESTSPSRLLDHERKEWLLNRSLWLVAGALLVFLWIPLLVMMFLSFAVNASTFFPFEGFTLAHYAATFADETLMFALWNSIQIATISACIATVLGVLASFALARYDFPFKELYRTFGILPMVIPGVVMGIALLIYFRTLLGMTPGFLTVVLTHSVYGFPFVLLMVTSRLYTFDESLEEAARDLGADPMTVFRDITLPIVAPAIGAGFLFAWIRSFEDFIRVYFVKGTMDVLTTSMYSMIKYGTAPKMNAISSFIVFVIAAVLAVAMNVGNVAGMVAGTEGDS
- a CDS encoding ABC transporter permease, with the protein product MSVDSPRRSETRRERFVSAFSSPGTRLSITAGPGLIWLALLLLAPLTFMVTVSFLNVNDAYQIVWQPTLDNYAQLGTGDGAFWNSSFFKSLFLSYAIAAVTTVLCLVLAFPLAYLLARRGGTTFKVVIFLVLLPFFTMYLVRAYSWYLMFGQNGVLNSALMRIGLASEPVGLLNYGIPAIVVGLTHAYFPYMLLSLYASLEGLDFSLVEAARDLGASRSEALKDVILPLVLPGMISGSLFVFVPALGAFITPRFLGQGKVLMVGQLIESRINSLYAIGFGSAASMFIVLSIVVAFVLSFRYVSIEDLGGA